In the genome of Nocardioides marmoribigeumensis, one region contains:
- a CDS encoding MBL fold metallo-hydrolase: MTTRIQHLSCASMHPLAGRVGLVPRDWVAHCLLVETGDRVVLVDTGFGTADVREGRSRIGHVAPALIGFDLRREDTALAQLPGRGVDPAAVTDVVLTHLDLDHAGGLGDFPQARVHVHRRELEAARHPRLDERMRYVPAQWAHGPRWVEHDEPGEDFFGLGGASVVADDVLLVPLHGHSRGHSAVAVRRPGDEGWLLHAGDAYFFHGDKATPRTCPPALRAFQRVLAADDRRRVDNLARLQTLHAEHGDEVRVFSAHDQQEYDALRG; the protein is encoded by the coding sequence GTGACCACACGGATCCAGCACCTCAGCTGCGCGAGCATGCACCCCCTGGCGGGCCGGGTCGGGCTCGTCCCGCGGGACTGGGTGGCCCACTGTCTGCTGGTCGAGACCGGGGACCGGGTCGTCCTGGTCGACACCGGCTTCGGCACCGCCGACGTGCGCGAGGGCCGGAGCCGCATCGGTCACGTGGCCCCGGCTCTGATCGGGTTCGACCTGCGCCGGGAGGACACCGCCCTCGCGCAGCTGCCCGGCCGCGGGGTCGACCCCGCAGCGGTCACCGACGTCGTCCTGACCCACCTCGACCTCGACCACGCCGGGGGGCTGGGCGACTTCCCCCAGGCACGGGTCCACGTGCACCGGCGCGAGCTCGAGGCCGCCCGCCACCCCCGGCTGGACGAGCGGATGCGCTACGTCCCGGCCCAGTGGGCGCACGGCCCGCGGTGGGTCGAGCACGACGAGCCGGGCGAGGACTTCTTCGGGCTGGGCGGGGCGAGCGTGGTCGCCGACGACGTGCTCCTCGTGCCCCTGCACGGCCACAGCCGCGGCCACAGCGCGGTCGCGGTGCGCCGGCCGGGCGACGAGGGCTGGCTGCTGCACGCCGGCGACGCCTACTTCTTCCACGGCGACAAGGCCACCCCGCGCACCTGCCCGCCGGCGCTCAGGGCGTTCCAGCGGGTCCTGGCCGCCGACGACCGGCGGCGCGTGGACAACCTCGCCCGGCTGCAGACCCTGCACGCCGAGCACGGGGACGAGGTCCGGGTGTTCAGCGCCCACGACCAGCAGGAGTACGACGCCCTGCGCGGCTGA
- a CDS encoding SURF1 family protein yields the protein MPPTPARHPSTVRVLVGPPLLLLHLAGVLAVSAAGWLGWWQVGAWQAHREDRAAAIATADPVPLDRALGPDDAFSGEDVGRPVEVRGQWLPQVLHVDQRHRTADPASASGAWQVGLLQVCDDGADCAGASTLPVVLGWTPTTQGGLAPRGRVDLTGWLQPSESSDEVGGPVTGDVLPALRTADLLDRVPHDVYSGYVILRSPAAQRGDLVPVTPESLPDPPASTALRNLFYGVEWWVFAGFAAYLWFQWSRDAVRTAQGRGGTDGTDGTAGTDGEGPTADPTPDPRPIVSSP from the coding sequence GTGCCTCCCACACCCGCGCGACACCCCTCGACGGTGCGTGTGCTGGTCGGGCCTCCCCTCCTCCTGCTGCACCTGGCCGGCGTCCTCGCCGTGAGCGCGGCCGGGTGGCTGGGCTGGTGGCAGGTCGGGGCCTGGCAGGCCCACCGCGAGGACCGTGCGGCGGCCATCGCCACGGCCGACCCCGTCCCGCTCGACCGGGCCCTCGGCCCCGACGACGCGTTCTCGGGCGAGGACGTCGGCCGGCCGGTGGAGGTGCGTGGGCAGTGGCTCCCGCAGGTGCTGCACGTCGACCAACGACACCGCACCGCCGACCCCGCCTCGGCGTCCGGGGCCTGGCAGGTCGGCCTGCTCCAGGTCTGCGACGACGGCGCCGACTGTGCCGGGGCCTCCACCCTCCCGGTGGTGCTCGGCTGGACCCCGACCACGCAGGGGGGACTCGCCCCGCGCGGTCGGGTCGACCTGACCGGCTGGCTTCAGCCCTCGGAGAGCAGCGACGAGGTGGGCGGACCGGTGACCGGGGACGTCCTTCCCGCCCTGCGGACCGCCGACCTGCTCGACCGGGTGCCCCACGACGTCTACAGCGGCTACGTCATCCTCCGCTCGCCTGCCGCCCAGCGGGGCGACCTGGTCCCGGTCACGCCCGAGTCGCTGCCCGACCCCCCGGCCTCGACCGCGCTGCGCAACCTGTTCTACGGGGTGGAGTGGTGGGTCTTCGCCGGGTTCGCGGCCTACCTGTGGTTCCAGTGGTCCCGCGACGCGGTGCGCACGGCCCAGGGACGCGGCGGCACCGACGGCACCGACGGCACCGCCGGCACCGACGGTGAGGGGCCGACCGCCGACCCGACCCCGGACCCCCGCCCGATAGTTTCGAGCCCATGA
- a CDS encoding DUF3817 domain-containing protein, with translation MSTGTDGVTGTDRIRLAAALARYRALANVVGVLLIVLCLVGLPLNEAHLVDPAWFPVGSTGQQVGDAISKYLGVAHGWLYMLFLLLAFVLSRRARWAPGFTLVTLVCGTVPILSFWAEHRATQQVRAQLDGADGGTAG, from the coding sequence ATGAGCACCGGGACCGACGGCGTGACTGGCACCGACCGCATCCGGCTGGCCGCGGCGCTGGCGCGCTACCGCGCGCTGGCCAACGTCGTGGGGGTGCTGCTGATCGTGCTGTGCCTGGTCGGCCTGCCCCTCAACGAGGCCCACCTGGTCGATCCGGCGTGGTTCCCCGTCGGCAGCACCGGCCAGCAGGTCGGGGACGCGATCTCGAAGTACCTCGGCGTCGCGCACGGCTGGCTCTACATGCTGTTCCTGCTGCTCGCCTTCGTGCTCTCGCGGCGGGCCCGCTGGGCGCCGGGCTTCACCCTCGTGACGCTGGTGTGCGGCACCGTGCCGATCTTGTCCTTCTGGGCAGAGCACCGCGCCACCCAGCAGGTGCGAGCACAGCTGGATGGCGCGGATGGTGGGACTGCCGGCTGA
- a CDS encoding peptidylprolyl isomerase has product MADQLATLRTNRGDITITLFPHHAPATVENFVGLATGTKEYADPETGAKRTGNFYDGLTFHRVIDGFMIQGGCPRGDGRGGPGYQFKDEFHPELQFDRPYLLAMANAGPGTNGSQFFITVGPTPHLNRRHTIFGEVADQASREVVDAIATTATGRGDVPVEPVVIESVTIEER; this is encoded by the coding sequence GTGGCCGACCAGCTCGCAACGCTCCGCACCAACCGTGGAGACATCACCATCACGCTCTTCCCCCACCACGCCCCGGCGACGGTGGAGAACTTCGTCGGCCTGGCCACCGGCACCAAGGAGTACGCCGACCCGGAGACCGGCGCCAAGCGCACCGGCAACTTCTACGACGGCCTGACCTTCCACCGGGTCATCGACGGTTTCATGATCCAGGGCGGCTGCCCGCGCGGCGACGGCCGCGGCGGCCCGGGCTACCAGTTCAAGGACGAGTTCCACCCCGAGCTGCAGTTCGACCGCCCCTACCTCCTGGCGATGGCCAACGCCGGCCCGGGCACCAACGGCTCGCAGTTCTTCATCACCGTCGGCCCGACGCCCCACCTCAACCGTCGCCACACCATCTTCGGCGAGGTCGCCGACCAGGCCAGCCGCGAGGTCGTCGACGCGATCGCGACCACCGCGACCGGCCGCGGCGACGTCCCGGTCGAGCCCGTGGTGATCGAGTCGGTCACCATCGAGGAGCGCTGA
- a CDS encoding rhomboid family intramembrane serine protease, which produces MSQHETGAASEAVPVCYRHTDRESHIRCQRCERSICPDCMRPAAVGFQCPDCVKEGARTTRQARTPYGGTRHGGGPVVTWTLLGLNVLVFLAISSTGGNSSRVLSTLGLLPRSVGFPDPSSPQGFYVARGVADGAYWQLLTSTFVHVQVWHVFFNMMALYLLGPQLELVLGRLRFAAVYLLSGLVGSATVYWLAPASSLTVGASGAIFGLMGALLVLALKVGGNVQGLLTLVAVNGVITVLGAQYISWQGHLGGLVGGVVLGAVMVYAPRERRGMLQIVGSGLVAALILAAVVARSAVLSG; this is translated from the coding sequence ATGAGCCAGCACGAGACCGGGGCGGCCTCCGAGGCCGTCCCGGTCTGCTACCGCCACACCGACCGCGAGTCCCACATCCGGTGCCAGCGCTGCGAGCGCTCGATCTGCCCGGACTGCATGCGCCCCGCCGCGGTCGGGTTCCAGTGCCCCGACTGCGTCAAGGAGGGGGCGCGGACCACCCGTCAGGCCCGCACGCCGTACGGCGGCACGCGGCACGGGGGCGGCCCCGTCGTCACCTGGACCCTGCTCGGGCTCAACGTGCTGGTGTTCCTCGCGATCAGCTCGACCGGCGGCAACAGCAGCCGCGTGCTGAGCACCCTCGGGCTGCTGCCCCGCAGCGTCGGCTTCCCCGACCCGTCGTCGCCGCAGGGGTTCTACGTCGCGCGCGGCGTCGCCGACGGGGCCTACTGGCAGCTGCTGACCTCGACGTTCGTGCACGTCCAGGTCTGGCACGTCTTCTTCAACATGATGGCGCTCTACCTGCTCGGCCCCCAGCTCGAGCTGGTGCTGGGCCGGCTGCGCTTCGCCGCGGTCTACCTGCTCTCGGGCCTGGTCGGGTCGGCCACCGTCTACTGGCTGGCCCCCGCCTCCTCCCTCACCGTCGGCGCCTCGGGGGCGATCTTCGGGCTGATGGGAGCGCTGCTCGTGCTGGCGCTCAAGGTGGGGGGCAACGTGCAGGGCCTGCTCACCCTGGTGGCCGTCAACGGCGTCATCACGGTGCTCGGCGCGCAGTACATCTCCTGGCAGGGCCACCTGGGTGGTCTAGTCGGGGGCGTCGTCCTGGGGGCCGTGATGGTTTACGCCCCGCGTGAGCGGAGAGGAATGCTGCAGATCGTGGGCTCTGGCCTCGTGGCTGCCCTGATCCTCGCCGCGGTGGTCGCGCGGTCGGCGGTGCTCTCGGGCTAG
- a CDS encoding DEAD/DEAH box helicase produces MARGRQQPPRSRGGSQRGERRQHDEDGIIPVLARGVREIESAVERGRVTSSVRTRFQVVSLLVREARAAVRADQTVSESFRDQQLKRLDGVATILAKTAARESSLLELLGDDAVVSAEARRLKREMQAAAGLEPDPEEEPTDRLSTSGPGGGGERRVVPQSVVSRQLANPFLAPDFSAPRRPSRPRGQLAHWELLGPLFRAFEESVPGESACMDLPEADDVLVPQGRGLMRHQARLVTAARQGHRTFLLADEPGLGKTAQALLAAQAANAYPLLAVVPNVVKANWAHEAELWTPRHRATVIHGDGETIDGFADIIVVNYEVLDRHVGWLGDLGFRGMVVDEAHFIKNKTSQRSQHVLELSERIRTRVTRPLLMALTGTPLINDIEDFRAIWQFLGWIDDRKPLAELMDSLEETGLSPLDPGFYPAARRCVIDLGIVRRRKVDVAADIPERRIADLPVELDDEAGASIRAAEEQLVRRLVGRYDAAVEARTAEPPAEGLDLELVRRVATRELEESSSESGENIFSMVRRIGRAKAPLAADYTAQLARSVGKVVFFAKHIDVMDTAQETFTKRGIRWSAIRGDQTPRQRATSIDAFVNDPDVQVIVCSLTAAGVGVNLQVASNVVLAELSWTDAEQTQAIDRVHRIGQSDPVTAWRIIAAQTVDARVAELIGTKAGLAARALDGSAEEVDTTGPQLDTLVGLLTEALEARSAPPA; encoded by the coding sequence TTGGCACGAGGGCGTCAGCAGCCGCCCCGGTCGCGCGGGGGTTCGCAGCGCGGTGAGCGCCGTCAGCACGACGAGGACGGCATCATCCCCGTGCTCGCGCGCGGCGTGCGGGAGATCGAGAGCGCGGTCGAGCGCGGCCGGGTGACCTCCTCGGTGCGCACCCGGTTCCAGGTGGTCTCCCTGCTGGTCCGCGAGGCCCGCGCCGCGGTCCGCGCCGACCAGACCGTGAGCGAGTCGTTCCGCGACCAGCAGCTCAAGCGTCTGGACGGGGTGGCCACGATCCTGGCCAAGACGGCGGCCCGTGAGTCCTCGCTGCTGGAGCTCCTCGGCGACGACGCCGTCGTCTCGGCCGAGGCGCGCCGCCTCAAGCGGGAGATGCAGGCCGCTGCCGGCCTCGAGCCGGACCCCGAGGAGGAGCCCACCGACCGACTGTCGACCTCGGGTCCCGGCGGGGGCGGCGAACGGCGGGTCGTCCCCCAGTCCGTCGTCTCCCGCCAGCTGGCCAACCCCTTCCTCGCCCCCGACTTCAGCGCGCCCCGGCGGCCCTCGCGTCCCCGCGGCCAGCTGGCCCACTGGGAGCTCCTCGGGCCCCTGTTCCGGGCGTTCGAGGAGTCCGTCCCGGGCGAGTCGGCGTGCATGGACCTGCCCGAGGCCGACGACGTGCTCGTCCCCCAGGGCCGTGGTCTGATGCGCCACCAGGCCCGGCTGGTCACGGCGGCGCGCCAGGGCCACCGCACGTTCCTCCTCGCCGACGAGCCGGGTCTCGGCAAGACCGCGCAGGCGCTGCTGGCGGCCCAGGCGGCCAACGCCTACCCGCTGCTCGCGGTCGTCCCCAACGTGGTCAAGGCCAACTGGGCCCACGAGGCCGAGCTGTGGACCCCGCGCCACCGGGCGACCGTCATCCACGGCGACGGCGAGACCATCGACGGGTTCGCCGACATCATCGTGGTCAACTACGAGGTGCTCGACCGCCACGTCGGGTGGCTCGGTGACCTGGGCTTCCGCGGCATGGTCGTCGACGAGGCGCACTTCATCAAGAACAAGACCTCCCAGCGCTCGCAGCACGTGCTCGAGCTCTCGGAGCGCATCCGGACGCGGGTGACGCGGCCCCTGCTCATGGCCCTGACCGGCACCCCGCTGATCAACGACATCGAGGACTTCCGGGCGATCTGGCAGTTCCTCGGCTGGATCGACGACCGCAAGCCGCTCGCCGAGCTGATGGACTCCCTGGAGGAGACCGGGCTGTCCCCGCTCGACCCGGGCTTCTACCCGGCGGCCCGCCGCTGCGTCATCGACCTCGGCATCGTCCGCCGCCGCAAGGTCGACGTGGCCGCCGACATCCCCGAGCGCCGCATCGCCGACCTGCCCGTGGAGCTCGACGACGAGGCGGGCGCCTCGATCCGGGCCGCCGAGGAGCAGCTGGTCCGGCGCCTGGTGGGTCGCTACGACGCCGCGGTGGAGGCGCGCACCGCCGAGCCGCCGGCGGAGGGACTCGACCTCGAGCTCGTGCGTCGCGTCGCCACCCGCGAGCTGGAGGAGTCCTCCTCCGAGAGCGGGGAGAACATCTTCTCGATGGTGCGCCGCATCGGCCGCGCCAAGGCACCCCTGGCGGCCGACTACACCGCCCAGCTGGCCCGCAGCGTCGGCAAGGTCGTGTTCTTCGCCAAGCACATCGACGTGATGGACACCGCCCAGGAGACGTTCACCAAGCGCGGCATCCGCTGGTCGGCGATCCGCGGCGACCAGACCCCTCGTCAGCGCGCGACCAGCATCGACGCCTTCGTCAACGACCCGGACGTGCAGGTCATCGTCTGTTCCCTCACCGCAGCGGGGGTGGGGGTCAACCTCCAGGTCGCCTCCAACGTGGTGCTGGCCGAGCTGTCGTGGACCGACGCCGAGCAGACCCAGGCCATCGACCGCGTCCACCGCATCGGTCAGAGCGACCCGGTCACCGCGTGGCGCATCATCGCGGCCCAGACCGTGGACGCGCGGGTCGCAGAGCTGATCGGCACCAAGGCCGGGCTGGCCGCGCGGGCGCTGGACGGGTCGGCCGAGGAGGTCGACACCACCGGGCCGCAGCTGGACACGCTGGTCGGGCTGCTCACCGAGGCGCTGGAGGCCCGGTCGGCTCCGCCGGCCTGA
- a CDS encoding cell division protein CrgA, with product MLGCFLLGLVWIVVYYVTSQDASLPLVRELGNYNLIVGVAFMAVGFVYATHWE from the coding sequence ATGTTGGGATGTTTCCTGCTCGGACTGGTCTGGATCGTCGTCTACTACGTGACGAGCCAGGACGCGAGCCTCCCGCTGGTCCGCGAGCTGGGCAACTACAACCTGATCGTGGGCGTCGCCTTCATGGCCGTCGGGTTCGTCTACGCCACTCACTGGGAGTGA
- a CDS encoding DUF881 domain-containing protein has protein sequence MRWRPDWSRRTVVARTLTVTVFAAAGLLMVTSAEHAAGTDLRPERYDDLAGLAREQAGRVADLRAEVTRLNREVDALSKGAAGSALRTVRDRAPAERRAASLDPLIGPGLVVTLDDAPKDVLASAGDLVNQALVHQQDIQGVANALWAGGAEALTIRGVRVISTTGIKCVGNTVILNGVPYAPPYDIAAIGDPERLRQAVEDSPYVQAYLDRVDVWELGWQVEAQERLRAPAFSGLLDLRHAKVITP, from the coding sequence GTGCGCTGGAGACCTGACTGGAGCCGCCGGACCGTGGTCGCACGCACGCTCACGGTCACCGTCTTCGCGGCTGCCGGGCTGCTCATGGTCACCAGCGCCGAGCACGCCGCGGGCACCGACCTGCGGCCGGAGAGGTACGACGACCTGGCGGGCCTGGCCCGCGAGCAGGCCGGCCGGGTGGCCGACCTGCGCGCCGAGGTGACCCGGCTCAACCGGGAGGTCGACGCGCTCAGCAAGGGCGCTGCCGGCTCCGCCCTGCGCACCGTGCGCGACCGGGCCCCGGCCGAGCGGCGCGCGGCGAGCCTCGACCCGCTGATCGGGCCCGGGCTCGTGGTGACCCTCGACGACGCCCCCAAGGACGTGCTCGCCTCGGCCGGTGACCTGGTCAACCAGGCCCTGGTGCACCAGCAGGACATCCAGGGGGTGGCCAACGCGCTGTGGGCCGGCGGTGCCGAGGCGTTGACCATCCGCGGGGTGCGGGTCATCTCCACCACCGGCATCAAGTGCGTGGGCAACACCGTGATCCTCAACGGCGTGCCCTACGCCCCGCCGTACGACATCGCCGCGATCGGCGACCCCGAGCGCCTGCGGCAGGCGGTCGAGGACAGCCCCTACGTGCAGGCCTACCTCGACCGGGTCGACGTGTGGGAGCTCGGCTGGCAGGTCGAGGCGCAGGAGCGGCTCAGGGCCCCGGCGTTCAGCGGGCTGCTCGACCTGCGGCACGCGAAGGTCATCACCCCCTGA
- a CDS encoding fatty acid desaturase family protein — MAISDVAEYMHLTEEEVEQLGRELDALRKEVEESRGDADAAYINRMIQVQRGLAFAGRVTLMFSNKKPAWAAGAAMLGIAKILENMEIGHNVMHGQWDWMNDPEIHSSNWEWDTAQPAEQWKHSHNYVHHQFTNVLGYDNDIGYGILRMAREQKWHPANLGQPVYNALLATLFQWGVALHDLDIERIRKGEKDPKEMMRQLKQIGRKVRRQVVKDYVVYPALSGPNWQTTITANATANLMRNLWSYMIIFCGHFPDGAMHFTEEEIEDETRSEWYLRQILGAANFEGGPLLHILSGNLGYQIEHHLFPDLPSNRYGQISERVRELCAKYDIPYTTGPLYKQYGQALRTIMKLSLPNKYTSSNQPSRPEPPAGRGGDEDTRDYRRKSDAERPSRRRELGGWSRSPAEV; from the coding sequence ATGGCCATCTCGGACGTGGCGGAGTACATGCACCTGACCGAGGAGGAGGTCGAGCAGCTCGGACGCGAGCTCGACGCCCTCCGCAAGGAGGTCGAGGAGTCGCGCGGCGACGCCGACGCCGCCTACATCAACCGGATGATCCAGGTCCAGCGCGGTCTGGCGTTCGCCGGCCGCGTCACCTTGATGTTCAGCAACAAGAAGCCCGCCTGGGCCGCCGGCGCCGCCATGCTCGGGATCGCCAAGATCCTCGAGAACATGGAGATCGGCCACAACGTCATGCACGGCCAGTGGGACTGGATGAACGACCCGGAGATCCACTCCAGCAACTGGGAGTGGGACACCGCCCAGCCGGCCGAGCAGTGGAAGCACTCGCACAACTACGTGCACCACCAGTTCACCAACGTGCTGGGCTACGACAACGACATCGGCTACGGCATCCTCCGCATGGCGCGCGAGCAGAAGTGGCACCCGGCCAACCTCGGCCAGCCCGTCTACAACGCACTCCTGGCCACGCTCTTCCAGTGGGGCGTCGCGCTGCACGACCTCGACATCGAGCGGATCCGCAAGGGCGAGAAGGACCCCAAGGAGATGATGCGGCAGCTCAAGCAGATCGGCCGCAAGGTCCGCCGCCAGGTGGTCAAGGACTACGTCGTCTACCCCGCCCTGAGCGGCCCCAACTGGCAGACCACCATCACGGCCAACGCCACGGCCAACCTGATGCGCAACCTGTGGTCCTACATGATCATCTTCTGCGGGCACTTCCCCGACGGTGCGATGCACTTCACCGAGGAGGAGATCGAGGACGAGACCCGCTCGGAGTGGTACCTCCGCCAGATCCTCGGTGCCGCGAACTTCGAGGGTGGTCCGCTGCTGCACATCCTGTCGGGCAACCTCGGCTACCAGATCGAGCACCACCTGTTCCCCGACCTGCCGAGCAACCGCTACGGCCAGATCTCGGAGCGGGTGCGGGAGCTGTGCGCGAAGTACGACATCCCCTACACGACGGGGCCGCTGTACAAGCAGTACGGCCAGGCGCTGCGCACGATCATGAAGCTGTCGCTGCCCAACAAGTACACCTCCAGCAACCAGCCCTCCCGCCCCGAGCCGCCCGCCGGCCGTGGGGGCGACGAGGACACCCGGGACTACCGCCGCAAATCCGACGCCGAGCGGCCCTCGCGTCGCCGGGAGCTCGGTGGCTGGTCGCGCAGCCCCGCGGAGGTCTGA
- a CDS encoding ferredoxin reductase, with product MGSSSTVPWERVRRIGSQLTTPLHPDDYLSLVNPLWTSRELRGRIERVIPETEDAATIVIRPGWGWRWDHAPGQYVGIGIPVNGKFQWRSYSVSSPPQRKGRTLSITVRAMPEGLLSSHLVNGLEPGTIVRLAAPKGDFILPDPPPSKMLFLVAGSGITPVMAMIRTMQRRGQLSGADAPDVVMHYSSPTKERMIFREELEKLESEADHLTLHQLYTDEAGMFDPAQHLDELCPDWKEREVWACGPAPMLDALTEHWESHDLEDKLHLERFTLELGGDGEGGTVTFRNSSKTFDADGATTLLEAGEEVGIGMPYGCRMGICHTCTLTKIDGKAVDLRNGEVFDQPNEQIQTCVTAASGDCTLDI from the coding sequence ATGGGGTCCAGCAGCACCGTCCCGTGGGAGCGCGTCCGACGCATCGGTTCCCAGCTCACCACACCGCTGCACCCCGACGACTACCTCTCGCTGGTCAACCCGCTGTGGACCTCGCGCGAGCTGCGGGGGCGCATCGAGCGGGTGATCCCTGAGACCGAGGACGCCGCCACGATCGTGATCCGCCCCGGCTGGGGGTGGCGCTGGGACCACGCGCCGGGGCAGTACGTCGGCATCGGCATCCCGGTGAACGGCAAGTTCCAGTGGCGCTCCTACAGCGTCAGCTCGCCCCCGCAGCGCAAGGGGCGCACCCTGTCGATCACGGTGCGCGCGATGCCCGAGGGCCTGCTGTCCTCCCACCTGGTCAACGGCCTCGAGCCCGGCACGATCGTGCGGCTCGCGGCGCCCAAGGGCGACTTCATCCTCCCCGACCCGCCGCCGTCCAAGATGCTCTTCCTGGTCGCCGGCAGCGGCATCACGCCGGTGATGGCGATGATCCGCACGATGCAGCGCCGCGGCCAGCTCAGCGGGGCGGACGCTCCCGACGTGGTCATGCACTACTCCTCGCCGACCAAGGAGCGGATGATCTTCCGCGAGGAACTGGAGAAGCTCGAGTCCGAGGCCGACCACCTCACGCTGCACCAGCTCTACACCGACGAGGCCGGCATGTTCGACCCGGCCCAGCACCTCGACGAGCTCTGCCCGGACTGGAAGGAGCGCGAGGTGTGGGCCTGTGGTCCCGCCCCGATGCTCGACGCGCTGACCGAGCACTGGGAGTCCCACGACCTCGAGGACAAGCTCCACCTGGAGCGGTTCACCCTCGAGCTCGGCGGCGACGGCGAGGGCGGGACGGTGACGTTCCGCAACAGCAGCAAGACCTTCGACGCCGACGGCGCCACGACGCTGCTCGAGGCCGGCGAGGAGGTCGGCATCGGCATGCCCTACGGCTGCCGGATGGGCATCTGCCACACCTGCACCCTGACCAAGATCGACGGCAAGGCCGTCGACCTGCGCAACGGCGAGGTCTTCGACCAGCCCAACGAGCAGATCCAGACCTGCGTGACCGCGGCGTCCGGCGACTGCACCCTCGACATCTGA
- the pknB gene encoding Stk1 family PASTA domain-containing Ser/Thr kinase: MDRTDGPADPQPLRLGGRYEVGDLLGRGGMAEVRHGQDVRLGREVAIKRLRTDLATDPSFQARFRREAQAAAGLNHPQIVSVYDTGEEMAPDGSHVQPYIVMEYVKGRTLREVLNDGRKLLPERALEIISGVLSALDYSHRNGIVHRDIKPGNVMLTPSGDVKVMDFGIARAISQATSTMTQTSAVVGTAQYLSPEQARGETVDSRSDVYSTGCLLFELLTGRPPFVGDSPFSVAYQHVREQAEPPSRFNPDLDPALDAIVMKALAKRVEDRYQSAADMLADIRRYLDGHPVDAPTAVVPPPVPVPDAEETSIFRGPVAEYDQDKRRSWPVVLLTLLALLLLAGALWAGLKLFGDDTPQVTVPQVVGLREQAAVTKLQKAGLTVNDVERVNDESVPKGQVLESDPGAGDEVDKGSSVDLKVSAGKSDVVVKYVIGMSKAEATQVMQDLGLDVTYKVRDSDAPRNQVIETDPNAGETVPAGSSVTLVLSRGQVEVPNVIGYTEDAARQRLQDAGFDVQVDEDPDTPAQKGIVLDQDPTGRTTAPRGSTVRIVVSTYEEPTPTPTPTPTPTPTPSQPAPSSTSATTPAAGEEPGTTVTPTPTPSG, translated from the coding sequence ATGGACCGCACCGACGGCCCCGCGGACCCCCAGCCCCTGCGCCTCGGGGGTCGCTACGAGGTGGGCGACCTGCTCGGCCGCGGTGGCATGGCCGAGGTGCGCCACGGCCAGGACGTCCGCCTGGGGCGCGAGGTGGCGATCAAGCGGCTGCGCACCGACCTGGCCACGGACCCCAGCTTCCAGGCCCGCTTCCGCCGCGAGGCCCAGGCCGCAGCCGGCCTCAACCACCCGCAGATCGTGTCGGTCTACGACACCGGCGAGGAGATGGCGCCCGACGGCAGCCACGTCCAGCCCTACATCGTCATGGAGTACGTCAAGGGACGCACCCTGCGCGAGGTGCTCAACGACGGCCGCAAGCTCCTCCCCGAGCGGGCGCTGGAGATCATCTCCGGCGTGCTGTCGGCACTCGACTACAGCCACCGCAACGGCATCGTGCACCGTGACATCAAGCCCGGCAACGTGATGCTGACGCCCAGCGGCGACGTCAAGGTGATGGACTTCGGCATCGCCCGGGCGATCTCCCAGGCGACCAGCACGATGACCCAGACCTCCGCGGTCGTCGGCACCGCGCAGTACCTCTCCCCCGAGCAGGCCCGTGGCGAGACGGTCGACTCCCGCTCCGACGTCTACTCCACGGGCTGCCTGCTCTTCGAGCTGCTCACCGGCCGCCCGCCGTTCGTGGGCGACTCCCCGTTCTCCGTGGCCTACCAGCACGTCCGCGAGCAGGCCGAGCCCCCGTCGCGGTTCAACCCCGACCTCGACCCCGCGCTCGACGCGATCGTGATGAAGGCGCTCGCCAAGCGCGTCGAGGACCGCTACCAGTCCGCCGCCGACATGCTCGCCGACATCCGCCGCTACCTCGACGGGCACCCCGTCGACGCGCCCACGGCCGTCGTCCCGCCGCCGGTGCCCGTCCCCGACGCCGAGGAGACCTCGATCTTCCGCGGCCCGGTCGCGGAGTACGACCAGGACAAGCGGCGCTCGTGGCCGGTCGTCCTGCTCACCCTCCTCGCGCTGCTCCTGCTCGCCGGGGCGCTCTGGGCGGGCCTCAAGCTCTTCGGCGACGACACCCCCCAGGTGACGGTGCCCCAGGTGGTGGGGCTGCGCGAGCAGGCTGCGGTCACCAAGCTCCAGAAGGCCGGCCTCACGGTCAACGACGTCGAGCGGGTCAACGACGAGAGCGTCCCCAAGGGGCAGGTGCTCGAGTCGGACCCCGGGGCGGGCGACGAGGTCGACAAGGGGTCGTCGGTCGACCTCAAGGTCTCGGCCGGCAAGTCCGACGTGGTGGTCAAGTACGTCATCGGCATGAGCAAGGCCGAGGCCACGCAGGTGATGCAGGACCTCGGCCTGGACGTCACCTACAAGGTGCGGGACTCCGATGCTCCCCGCAACCAGGTCATCGAGACCGACCCCAATGCCGGCGAGACCGTGCCGGCCGGCTCGAGCGTGACGCTGGTGCTCTCGCGCGGCCAGGTCGAGGTGCCCAACGTCATCGGCTACACCGAGGACGCCGCCCGCCAGCGGCTCCAGGACGCCGGGTTCGACGTCCAGGTCGACGAGGACCCCGACACACCGGCGCAGAAGGGCATCGTGCTCGACCAGGACCCGACCGGGCGCACCACCGCCCCGCGTGGCTCCACCGTGCGCATCGTCGTCTCCACCTACGAGGAGCCGACCCCGACGCCCACGCCCACCCCGACGCCCACCCCGACCCCGTCGCAGCCCGCCCCCTCGTCGACCTCCGCGACCACTCCTGCGGCTGGTGAGGAGCCTGGGACGACGGTGACCCCGACTCCGACGCCGTCCGGTTAG